The window AACAAATATTCTGCATATTCGGAACTAACTCACAGATTTTCATATAATTCTACACTTGTTGGCGGGTTGAAATACGATTTTTACGACTTTAAGTATTTGGAGAAAACAGATCCTCAATTTTTTTCCGATGGAATTGTAACAAACGAAAATGGAGACTTTAATCTTTTACGTGCGTACGCCCAGTACAGACACAATTTATCTTCAGTGTTTTCTGTTACAGGAGGCGTTTTCGGCATGTATAAAACACTTAACGATAAGTACAGCATCGAACCCCGCATGGGAGTAAAATATACGCCTACTGCAAGTCATACAATTGCACTTTCGGGCGGATTGTACAGCCAAATGCAGCCCCGCTCGTTTTATTTTATCAAAACACCTGTGCCAGGCGGATTTGAGTACACAAACAAAAACTTGGATTATTCGCGAAGTGCACAATTAGATGCGTTCTACGATTGGGCTTTTGCTCCTAATTGGCACACAAAAGTTGAGGTGTATTACCAACACTTATACAGTATTCCTGTAAAAAACAATCCTGATTCGTATTGGACTTTGCTACATGCCGGTGGAGCAGGGGATAACTACATACAAAGAGAGGATAGCTTAGTTAGCAAAGGAACCGGAAGAAATTACGGAGTAGAGTTTACTATAGAAAAGTTTTTAAGCAAAAATTATTATATGTTGTTTAATACTACTTTGTATAATTCGTCTTACACCAATGGCTTTAACGATAAGCGATGGCGTACAGTTTTCGACGGAAGATTCTTAATGAATTTAGCCGCAGGATACGAATTCAACCTAAAAAACAACTGGACAATTTTTACCGATTTAAAAGGTTCGTGGGCAGGTGGAACTCGCTATACACCAGTGTTGATAGAAGAGACACAAGAAGCTGGTTATATAGTTTTTGATGAAAGTCGTATTAATGCTTTGAAAATTAAAAATTATTTCAGAATTGACTTTCGCTTTGGATATCGTAAAAACCACAAACGCTTTACCGATGAATTGGCAATAGACCTGCAAAACGTAACCAACAGGAGAAATGTTTTGGGAATGTCGTATGATGCACAAAAACATGAATGTGTCGAAGCACTTCTTCCTGGAATTGTGCCAATGGTTACCTACAAAGTTTACTTTTCTTTATAAACATAAAACAATAATATTATGAAAACACGAAACTTTTTAGTATTTCTTTTGCTCTTTCTTTCGGTAGGAGCTTTGCTTGGCGGTGGTGCTTTTATTATTTTTCCCGAAGGATGGATGGAAATGACACCCGAATTAATGTTGCAACATTCGCCGTTTAAAAACTTTCTAATACCCGGTATTATATTGTTTACCGTGCTTGGTTTAATACCGATTTTTGTTGTTTGGGGATTAATAAAACGCAAGGATTGCAAGTTTGCACAAGCTCTAAACCCACTTCCCGATATGCACTGGTCATGGACTTGGTCGGTGTACATGGGTTTTGCACTAATCATTTGGATTTATATGGAAGTCTATTTCCTAAAAGGTTTCCATTGGCTACACACGTTTTACTTCTTCTATGGAGTTTTGCTGTTGGCAGTGACCCTTTTAAAGCCGCTACGTCAATTGTATTCCGAAGAAAATAAATCTATAGATAGCTAAAAGCTGATATTAGTGCTCGAATGGTGGTGATGAGTGATGAGTGATGAGTGATGAGTGATGAGTGGTGAGTGATGAGTGATGAGTGATGAGTGATGAGTGATGAGTGATGAGTGATTTTTAATTATCCCCAAAACTTCGGAACTGATTGATAATTACCAATTGTTAATTGAAAATTGACCCCGCACCCCGCAACACGCACCCCGCAACACGAATAATAAAAACTAATAAAAATTTAATACTATTTTACCATTTTCTTTTATAGAATTATCTAATTTTGTAGGATATGTAATTACCAGATTGTTAACCTTAAATATCATATAATCATGAATAAAGACACATGTTGTAATAATAGGAAAAAAAATACGCTTAGCTTTGTAGCCATGCTTGGTATTGTGCTTGTACTATGCGGTTTGATTTTGTTTGCCTTTAACATAGGTTGGTTAAACCCTGCATTCAAATCCATTATTTTTTCTTGGCCCATGCTTTTAATTTTGTTAGCGATTATGGGTTATTTCAAGAGACAGAAAATGTTTCCCACAATCTTATTATTGCTCGGAGTATTTTTCATTTTACCGCGTTTTGAAAGTGTTTATCCGGGCTTTTTAGGCAGTGCAGGTAAAGATTTTACATCTAACTTTTGGCCCCTTTTACTGATAATCATTGGTTTATTTCTGATAATAGAAGTTGCTGTAAGCAGAAAGAAAAGAACTTCTTTTATAACTAATTTTGTCGGTACTCAGTCTGCCACAGGTGAATCAGGCGGATGGATATCAAAAGATATAGTTTTTGGCAGTTCCGAAAGTGTTTTCCTTGAGCCCGTATTCAGGGGCGGAGACTTAGATGTAGCTTTTGGTGGAATAGTTATAGATTTTCGTAAAACAACTTTGCCCGACACAACCGTCCATCTTGATATAGATGCTATTTTCGGTGGAGTAACGCTTTATGTTCCCGAAGATTGGTGCGTAAAACCCAATTTCGATTCCGCTTTTGGCGGATACAGCGATAAGCGTCCCAATGTAACCGCAGCCGACAGCGATAGTAAAAGCAAACTTATTTTAAAAGGATCTCTGCTTTTTTCAGGTTGTACTGTTCAGTAGTTTATCCATACTCAAGCTAAGATTGTCTTCTATATCAAGCATAGCATTGATAAGATAAATTTTGTCAAACTGATGCAAATCGCATACAGTAATGCGTGTTTCTGTTATTGTTTTATTGGCAAGAAGTGTTTGTCGTTTGATGCCGTTTAGCAGGTAAGTATCGGGGGTGAAAAAATCGTTGTTTTTTCTGAAAACCACATTACTAAACGATGTATCAGTAATGCAATTGTTTTTTACAATTAAAATTTCGTCGCAATTACCTTTGTTTTGCAATAACTCATTTAGTTCAGACCTATCGGAGAATTTAAACGAATAATCCACGTTTGCCTCGACTAATTTTAGCGAGTTAATTGTTTTTGGTTGGTATTCAGTAAATGTGATATTCAGAATTTGTTTGTGATACACAATACTGCATTTCACTTTCGGACTTTCTCTTAACTCTGTTGGCGTATGTGCCGATATATCGGGTAATACGGGAGCTATAAATCCGAAGCTATGAGCGGTATTTTGCATTCGCTTTATGTGCTGTTCAAGGTTTTGTGCAACGCCGTTTTTTATACAAATAGTTTCAAGAAACATATTACTCGTTTAAAAAGGTAAATATACTTTCTGAATAGCTTCCAAATACTCGCTTTCGCAATTACTATCGGCTGTAATTCCACCACCACTACGGAAATACATTTTGCCGTTTTCTTCTTCAATAAAGCGAATTAAAACTCCTGAATCTAAATTTTCTCCATCAAAATAACCAACCACACCGCTGTAATAGCCGCGAGTTTGTTGTTCGCATTCGCGAATAACACGCAAAGCAGCATCGCGTGGAGAACCCGAAATAGAACCAGCCGGAAGCAATTTAAAAAACAATGTTCCTAAGTTTTGCAGATAATCGTAGGGTAGGGTGCCTTCAATTTCGGAGCTCGTCTGC of the Lentimicrobiaceae bacterium genome contains:
- a CDS encoding TonB-dependent receptor, translated to KTDFELNDKNTISVLGIWGTSNVDFTIDEGMLEFFDMSDYEATFYQQIEVNSLAYVLGATHKVKFSPKTEMKNIVSFVRSDSRMYVDTMNRDIGTDWDVVWHENAIENKYSAYSELTHRFSYNSTLVGGLKYDFYDFKYLEKTDPQFFSDGIVTNENGDFNLLRAYAQYRHNLSSVFSVTGGVFGMYKTLNDKYSIEPRMGVKYTPTASHTIALSGGLYSQMQPRSFYFIKTPVPGGFEYTNKNLDYSRSAQLDAFYDWAFAPNWHTKVEVYYQHLYSIPVKNNPDSYWTLLHAGGAGDNYIQREDSLVSKGTGRNYGVEFTIEKFLSKNYYMLFNTTLYNSSYTNGFNDKRWRTVFDGRFLMNLAAGYEFNLKNNWTIFTDLKGSWAGGTRYTPVLIEETQEAGYIVFDESRINALKIKNYFRIDFRFGYRKNHKRFTDELAIDLQNVTNRRNVLGMSYDAQKHECVEALLPGIVPMVTYKVYFSL
- a CDS encoding DUF5668 domain-containing protein encodes the protein MNKDTCCNNRKKNTLSFVAMLGIVLVLCGLILFAFNIGWLNPAFKSIIFSWPMLLILLAIMGYFKRQKMFPTILLLLGVFFILPRFESVYPGFLGSAGKDFTSNFWPLLLIIIGLFLIIEVAVSRKKRTSFITNFVGTQSATGESGGWISKDIVFGSSESVFLEPVFRGGDLDVAFGGIVIDFRKTTLPDTTVHLDIDAIFGGVTLYVPEDWCVKPNFDSAFGGYSDKRPNVTAADSDSKSKLILKGSLLFSGCTVQ
- a CDS encoding aminotransferase class IV, giving the protein MFLETICIKNGVAQNLEQHIKRMQNTAHSFGFIAPVLPDISAHTPTELRESPKVKCSIVYHKQILNITFTEYQPKTINSLKLVEANVDYSFKFSDRSELNELLQNKGNCDEILIVKNNCITDTSFSNVVFRKNNDFFTPDTYLLNGIKRQTLLANKTITETRITVCDLHQFDKIYLINAMLDIEDNLSLSMDKLLNSTT